TGGCAATAGAAAGATACGGTAAGCGCTGCACTAATTGCACAAATTCACCTGCTTGTTGCCAGTTCGTTCCCAACCTAGACATTCCCGTGTCTAATTTGATGTGTACGGGTATAGGTGAATCATGCTTAATTGCTTCTAAAGTATCCGAAAATACTAGCGCTTGTTTGGGACTGCACAATGTTGGCTGAAGGTTCCAGTGGGCGATCGCATGAATTTGCTCTAGTGTATGGGTTGCTCCTAAAATCAAAATCGGAGCTTTAATCCCCCCTTCTCGTAATTGAATAGCCTCTGGGACTGTCGCCACTCCTAACCAACTAGCACCCGATTCTAATACCGTTTGGGCGACTGTTACTGCTCCATGTCCATAAGCATCAGCTTTTACCACTGCCATCAACTGGGTGTCTGGTGATAAAAACTGCACCAACTGTTGAACATTGTACGACAACGCCCCTAAATCAATTTCTACCCAAGCTCGTTGCGAGAACCACGCGTAAGTATCGCACTGCTGATTAAAAGCCACACTGGGGGTTTGGTTGTGACTTAACATTTAGACTCCCTCCTATCACACCGCTGCTGTACTACCAAACAATCTATTCACGCTCTTAGAGCCATATCAGACTCAGATTAAACAGGAACTTTACCCTTGTTAGTAGAATTTATACAAGATGCTGGGATATTAAAAAAAGTAAGTAGTGAGGAGCAAGGAGTTGAAATTCCTAACTCATAGCTCATAACTTATAACTTCTAAATTAGTTTTTGAATAATGCCGAAAGTATAAAATATTCTCATCTCCCAAGCAGAGGATATTTGTGTTAATATATGTAAAACTAATACCCTGAGCGCAGATCAATGGGGAAGGTTTTAGTCTTAAACGCTTCTTACGAACCGCTCAATATAACGAGCTGGCGACGCGCTGTCGTTCTGTTAATCAAGGGCAAAGCAGAACGCGTGGAACATAACGGTAAATTTCTTTACTCGGATTTTCCGCTGCCAACCGTAATTCGGTTGCGACATTATGTGCGTGTGCCTTATAAGGAAATTCCTCTGACCCGGCGAAATATATTGCACCGTGACGGTCATGCTTGTCAATACTGTGGTTACACAGGAGACGAGTTAACGTTAGATCATGTGATTCCGCGATCGCGCGG
This region of Nostoc sp. UHCC 0302 genomic DNA includes:
- a CDS encoding HNH endonuclease, coding for MGKVLVLNASYEPLNITSWRRAVVLLIKGKAERVEHNGKFLYSDFPLPTVIRLRHYVRVPYKEIPLTRRNILHRDGHACQYCGYTGDELTLDHVIPRSRGGGDTWENIVTACVRCNVKKGSRTPHEAHMLLRHPPRQPYSSLYFEVSKHLKSGLHQEWQKYVIGL